The Ornithodoros turicata isolate Travis chromosome 7, ASM3712646v1, whole genome shotgun sequence genome includes a region encoding these proteins:
- the LOC135401691 gene encoding uncharacterized protein LOC135401691, protein MFFTGFFILSVAVLVHGRRPPSSLRPSELFSCGNDHSVIQFAGGHIVNDPVALPSQTRVIFNVTLRKPLRTNLKMKMMLYKLEPFRMPVPCWSKFGSCTYNVCQLINKHKDVLCPSVNGERDCACPIPAGTYRNAEFDIALPRFMKLLATILQGNYDGDLTFYNDDTKKIYGCVGMKIGVVARG, encoded by the exons ATG TTCTTCACCGGTTTCTTTATCCTGTCGGTTGCCGTTCTGGTGCACGGCAGGCGGCCTCCATCGAGCCTTCGCCCAAGCGAGCTCTTCAGTTGTG GGAATGATCACAGCGTCATCCAGTTCGCTGGCGGCCACATCGTCAACGATCCGGTGGCGCTCCCATCGCAGACGAGGGTCATCTTCAACGTGACCCTTAGAAAACCCCTGCGTACCAACCTCAAGATGAAGATGATGCTTTACAAGCTAGAACCCTTCCGCATGCCCGTGCCCTGCTGGAGCAAGTTCGGATCTTG CACCTACAACGTGTGTCAGCTGATCAACAAGCACAAAGACGTCCTGTGTCCGAGCGTCAACGGAGAACGAGATTGTGCCTGTCCAATCCCGGCCGGAACGTACCGCAATGCCGAGTTTGATATCGCTTTGCCCCGCTTCATGAAACTATTAGCCACTATTTTACAG GGAAATTATGATGGCGACCTGACATTCTACAATGACGACACCAAGAAAATCTACGGATGCGTTGGCATGAAAATTGGAGTGGTGGCAAGAGGGTAA
- the LOC135401690 gene encoding uncharacterized protein LOC135401690 isoform X3 has protein sequence MVCATCNRVRDSDRGVRSVGQARSIVCPASVLSGIMGLLILIMGWEVTAGLNTFFRELEYKGQQNCTTKTGSITWDPDSAANFFRKRYSLEATVWIMVVSWLLATLLLCGRCCAGADFDRDAEYCVVKEDDSGSTFLESSERPT, from the exons ATGGTGTGCGCTACATGTAATCGTGTACGTGACAGCGATCGCGGTGTCCGTAG TGTTGGGCAAGCAAGGAGCATTGTGTGTCCTGCTTCGGTGTTGAGCGGCATCATGGGTTTGCTCATCCTCATCATGGGCTGGGAAGTCACCGCGGGCTTGAACACCTTCTTTCGCGAATTGGAGTACAAAGGTCAACAAAA CTGCACTACAAAGACTGGCAGCATCACGTGGGACCCAGACAGCGCTGCCAACTTTTTCAGGAAGAGGTACTCTCTTGAG GCCACAGTGTGGATAATGGTTGTCAGCTGgcttctggcaacattgctgtTGTGCGGTCGTTGCTGTGCAGGTGCAGACTTTGACAGAGATGCCGAG TACTGCGTCGTTAAAGAAGATGACAGTGGATCCACATTCCTCGAATCGAGCGAGCGTCCCACGTGA
- the LOC135401690 gene encoding uncharacterized protein LOC135401690 isoform X2 — translation MRESNNMSGWCALHVIVYVTAIAVSVGALFSYRSMITTVNSDIEKCILYAKPKVHINQKTSVCEIDFATSEWGDDSLCNFVFFTILASLVYGLIAVWFFTLCASSSRGTLHDAGVGQARSIVCPASVLSGIMGLLILIMGWEVTAGLNTFFRELEYKGQQNCTTKTGSITWDPDSAANFFRKRYSLEHWEATVGMSSSYIYQE, via the exons ATGCGTGAATCAAACAACATGAGCGGATGGTGTGCGCTACATGTAATCGTGTACGTGACAGCGATCGCGGTGTCCGTAGGTGCGTTGTTCAGTTACAGGAGCATGATAACAACTGTCAATAGCGATATAGAAAAATGCATCCTGTACGCGAAACCCAAGGTGCACATTAATCAGAAGACCAGTGTTTGCGAGATCGATTTTGCAACATCGGAATGGGGCGATGATTCGCTCTGCAACTTTGTGTTCTTCACAATCTTGGCCTCGCTGGTGTATGGACTCATTGCAGTCTGGTTCTTTACGCTGTGTGCGTCATCGTCAAGAGGCACCTTGCACGATGCTGG TGTTGGGCAAGCAAGGAGCATTGTGTGTCCTGCTTCGGTGTTGAGCGGCATCATGGGTTTGCTCATCCTCATCATGGGCTGGGAAGTCACCGCGGGCTTGAACACCTTCTTTCGCGAATTGGAGTACAAAGGTCAACAAAA CTGCACTACAAAGACTGGCAGCATCACGTGGGACCCAGACAGCGCTGCCAACTTTTTCAGGAAGAGGTACTCTCTTGAG CACTGGGAAGCAACTGTGGGTATGAGCTCATCATACATATAccaggagtaa
- the LOC135401690 gene encoding uncharacterized protein LOC135401690 isoform X1: MRESNNMSGWCALHVIVYVTAIAVSVGALFSYRSMITTVNSDIEKCILYAKPKVHINQKTSVCEIDFATSEWGDDSLCNFVFFTILASLVYGLIAVWFFTLCASSSRGTLHDAGVGQARSIVCPASVLSGIMGLLILIMGWEVTAGLNTFFRELEYKGQQNCTTKTGSITWDPDSAANFFRKRYSLEATVWIMVVSWLLATLLLCGRCCAGADFDRDAEYCVVKEDDSGSTFLESSERPT, translated from the exons ATGCGTGAATCAAACAACATGAGCGGATGGTGTGCGCTACATGTAATCGTGTACGTGACAGCGATCGCGGTGTCCGTAGGTGCGTTGTTCAGTTACAGGAGCATGATAACAACTGTCAATAGCGATATAGAAAAATGCATCCTGTACGCGAAACCCAAGGTGCACATTAATCAGAAGACCAGTGTTTGCGAGATCGATTTTGCAACATCGGAATGGGGCGATGATTCGCTCTGCAACTTTGTGTTCTTCACAATCTTGGCCTCGCTGGTGTATGGACTCATTGCAGTCTGGTTCTTTACGCTGTGTGCGTCATCGTCAAGAGGCACCTTGCACGATGCTGG TGTTGGGCAAGCAAGGAGCATTGTGTGTCCTGCTTCGGTGTTGAGCGGCATCATGGGTTTGCTCATCCTCATCATGGGCTGGGAAGTCACCGCGGGCTTGAACACCTTCTTTCGCGAATTGGAGTACAAAGGTCAACAAAA CTGCACTACAAAGACTGGCAGCATCACGTGGGACCCAGACAGCGCTGCCAACTTTTTCAGGAAGAGGTACTCTCTTGAG GCCACAGTGTGGATAATGGTTGTCAGCTGgcttctggcaacattgctgtTGTGCGGTCGTTGCTGTGCAGGTGCAGACTTTGACAGAGATGCCGAG TACTGCGTCGTTAAAGAAGATGACAGTGGATCCACATTCCTCGAATCGAGCGAGCGTCCCACGTGA